One genomic region from Frateuria soli encodes:
- the dapE gene encoding succinyl-diaminopimelate desuccinylase, with product MSDVLDLTRELIGRRSVTPEDAGCQALIAERLAHAGFAVEHLRHGEVDNLWATHGHEGPTLVFLGHTDVVPSGPESAWQSPPFEPVVRDGRLYGRGAADMKGSVAAMALALERFVMAHPRHAGRVALLLTSDEEGPTNLDGVRRVAETFRARGERLDWCVVGEPSSKERLGDLIRVGRRGSLSGALTVRGVQGHVAYPEKAKNPIHAFAPALAELAATRWDGGNADFPPTSFQVSNLNAGTGATNVIPGALVAQINFRYSTASTAADLRARTEAVLDRHGLDWQLDWNLSGEPFLSPASGRLREAVLGVCRELCGVEPEQSTGGGTSDGRFIAPLGAEVVELGPVNATIHKVDECVAVADLERLPGLYLAICERLLG from the coding sequence TTGAGCGACGTACTGGACTTGACCCGTGAGCTGATCGGCCGCCGCTCGGTGACGCCCGAGGATGCCGGCTGCCAGGCGCTGATCGCCGAGCGGCTCGCCCACGCCGGTTTCGCGGTCGAACACCTGCGCCACGGCGAGGTCGACAACCTCTGGGCGACGCACGGGCACGAGGGGCCGACGCTGGTCTTCCTCGGCCATACCGACGTGGTGCCCAGTGGTCCGGAGAGCGCGTGGCAGAGTCCGCCATTCGAGCCGGTCGTGCGCGACGGCCGGTTGTACGGTCGCGGCGCCGCCGACATGAAGGGTTCGGTCGCGGCGATGGCGCTGGCGCTCGAACGGTTCGTGATGGCGCATCCGCGGCACGCCGGTCGCGTCGCGCTGCTGCTGACCAGCGACGAGGAAGGCCCGACGAACCTGGATGGCGTGCGCCGCGTGGCCGAGACGTTCCGCGCGCGCGGGGAGCGGCTGGACTGGTGCGTGGTCGGCGAGCCCTCCTCGAAAGAGCGGCTGGGCGACCTGATCCGCGTCGGCCGCCGCGGCTCGCTCTCCGGCGCGCTCACCGTGCGCGGCGTGCAGGGTCACGTGGCCTACCCGGAGAAGGCGAAGAACCCGATCCACGCTTTCGCCCCGGCGCTGGCCGAACTGGCGGCCACCCGCTGGGACGGGGGCAACGCGGACTTCCCGCCGACCTCGTTCCAGGTGTCCAACCTCAATGCCGGCACGGGCGCCACCAATGTGATTCCCGGCGCACTCGTCGCACAGATCAACTTCCGCTACTCGACCGCCAGCACGGCCGCGGACCTGCGCGCGCGCACCGAAGCCGTCCTCGATCGCCACGGCCTGGACTGGCAACTGGACTGGAACCTCTCGGGCGAGCCCTTCCTCAGCCCCGCGAGCGGTCGCCTGCGCGAAGCGGTGCTTGGCGTCTGCCGCGAGCTGTGCGGCGTGGAGCCGGAGCAGAGCACCGGCGGCGGCACCTCCGACGGACGCTTCATCGCGCCGCTGGGCGCCGAGGTGGTGGAGCTGGGGCCGGTCAACGCGACCATCCACAAGGTGGACGAGTGCGTGGCGGTCGCCGATCTGGAGCGATTGCCGGGGCTGTATCTGGCCATCTGCGAGAGGTTGCTGGGCTAG
- a CDS encoding Spx/MgsR family RNA polymerase-binding regulatory protein: MSATLYGLPNCDTCKKARNWLARFDVPHAFVDYRANPVPAATLKAWAQQLGGWERLVNKSSTTWRNLLPQRKNPGSDPEWTLLLKEYPALVRRPVVVQDDGAVSVGFSDNGFKKLFGK; encoded by the coding sequence ATGAGCGCCACGCTCTATGGATTGCCCAACTGCGATACCTGCAAGAAGGCGCGCAACTGGCTCGCCCGCTTCGACGTGCCGCACGCGTTCGTCGACTACCGCGCCAACCCGGTGCCGGCAGCCACGCTCAAGGCCTGGGCGCAGCAGTTGGGCGGCTGGGAGAGGCTGGTCAACAAGTCTTCCACCACCTGGCGCAACCTGCTGCCGCAGCGCAAGAACCCGGGCTCCGATCCGGAGTGGACGTTGTTGCTGAAGGAATACCCGGCGCTGGTGCGCCGGCCGGTGGTGGTGCAGGACGACGGCGCGGTGAGCGTGGGTTTCAGCGACAACGGCTTCAAGAAGCTGTTCGGTAAATAA
- the dapD gene encoding 2,3,4,5-tetrahydropyridine-2,6-dicarboxylate N-succinyltransferase codes for MPSIDTLIDDAFERRNELSQSEIETHLRPALAQVMELLEQGEQRVAEPDGQGGWKVNAWLKKAVLLYFRINGNRVVDGGAALAFDKVPLRFGHGNDAELEDLGARVVPGALVRRGAHIARDAVLMPSYVNIGAYVGPGTMVDTWATVGSCAQIGARVHLSGGVGIGGVLEPLQANPTIIEDDCFIGARSEVVEGVVVEKGSVIGMGVFLGQSTRIYNRATGEVSYGRIPAGSVVVAGSLPAKDGSHSLYAAVIVKQVDEKTRAKTGINELLRSAQ; via the coding sequence ATGCCCTCCATCGATACCCTGATCGACGACGCCTTCGAGCGCCGCAACGAGCTCAGCCAGAGCGAGATCGAAACCCACCTTCGCCCGGCGCTCGCGCAGGTGATGGAGCTGCTCGAACAGGGCGAGCAGCGCGTGGCCGAGCCGGACGGGCAGGGCGGGTGGAAGGTCAACGCCTGGCTCAAGAAAGCCGTGCTGCTGTACTTCCGCATCAATGGCAATCGCGTGGTCGACGGCGGTGCGGCATTGGCCTTCGACAAGGTGCCGCTGCGGTTCGGCCATGGCAACGACGCCGAGCTGGAGGACCTGGGGGCCCGCGTGGTTCCCGGCGCGCTGGTGCGGCGCGGTGCGCACATCGCCAGGGACGCGGTGCTGATGCCCAGCTACGTCAACATCGGCGCCTATGTCGGGCCGGGCACGATGGTCGACACCTGGGCCACGGTCGGCTCCTGCGCGCAGATCGGCGCGCGCGTGCACCTTTCCGGCGGCGTGGGCATCGGCGGCGTGCTCGAGCCGCTGCAGGCCAACCCGACGATCATCGAGGACGACTGCTTCATCGGCGCGCGCTCCGAAGTGGTCGAGGGCGTGGTGGTGGAGAAGGGCAGCGTGATCGGCATGGGCGTGTTCCTGGGCCAGTCCACCCGAATCTACAACCGCGCGACCGGCGAGGTCAGCTACGGCCGCATCCCCGCCGGCAGCGTGGTGGTCGCCGGCAGCCTGCCGGCGAAGGACGGCAGCCACAGTCTGTACGCCGCGGTGATCGTCAAGCAGGTCGACGAGAAGACGCGCGCCAAGACCGGCATCAACGAACTGCTGAGGAGCGCGCAATGA
- a CDS encoding HD-GYP domain-containing protein, giving the protein MPRRPIDPAEITVGQPLRFNAYDARGKLLMPLGQVIGSDAQLEKLLEHGLFYGSEEECRGPFLPPAPSPLALVLEAREQLQALLADPAPADFPATVAGIAERVCEACRRNPEVALASILLRPEGPYGTRHAVNAAIACQLTGTAMGLEPSELAATVSAALTMNIGMFELHDQLVALEGPLSDQQHLAVRAHCRLGVARLRDHGIASAAWLNAVRDHHERADGSGYPGGKIGEEIGRPARLLALADVYCARVSGRDYRPPLQPTLALRWLFLNEGAALDERLARTFIKTLGIYPPGTGVRLRNGSLAVVIQRGAASHQPVVASLTTHDGIRAGSPIRRRGDVEAHAVSEVVDLAALDIEVDMEALWGADARA; this is encoded by the coding sequence ATGCCACGGCGTCCGATCGACCCGGCCGAAATCACGGTCGGCCAACCCTTGCGATTCAATGCCTACGACGCCAGGGGCAAGCTGCTGATGCCGCTGGGCCAGGTGATCGGCTCGGACGCGCAACTTGAAAAACTGCTCGAGCACGGCCTGTTCTACGGCTCCGAAGAGGAATGCCGCGGACCGTTCCTGCCGCCGGCACCCTCGCCGCTGGCGCTGGTGCTCGAGGCGCGCGAACAACTGCAGGCGTTGCTCGCCGATCCGGCACCGGCGGATTTCCCCGCCACGGTGGCCGGGATCGCCGAGCGGGTGTGCGAGGCCTGCCGACGCAACCCGGAGGTGGCGCTGGCGAGCATCCTGCTGCGCCCCGAGGGCCCCTACGGGACGCGCCATGCGGTCAACGCCGCGATAGCCTGCCAGCTCACCGGTACCGCCATGGGACTGGAACCCTCCGAACTGGCGGCGACCGTGTCCGCCGCGCTGACCATGAACATCGGCATGTTCGAGCTGCACGACCAGCTGGTCGCGCTGGAAGGCCCGTTGTCCGACCAACAGCACCTGGCGGTGCGCGCGCACTGCCGGCTCGGCGTGGCGCGGCTGCGCGACCACGGCATCGCCAGCGCCGCGTGGCTCAACGCCGTGCGCGACCACCACGAGCGCGCCGACGGCAGCGGCTACCCCGGCGGCAAGATCGGCGAGGAGATCGGCCGGCCGGCACGCCTGCTGGCGCTGGCGGATGTCTATTGTGCGCGGGTCTCCGGCCGCGACTACCGCCCGCCGCTGCAGCCGACGCTGGCGCTGCGCTGGTTGTTCCTCAACGAGGGCGCCGCGCTCGACGAGCGGCTGGCGCGGACGTTCATCAAGACGCTGGGCATCTACCCGCCCGGCACCGGGGTGCGCCTGCGCAACGGTTCGCTCGCGGTGGTGATCCAGCGCGGCGCGGCCAGCCACCAGCCGGTGGTCGCTTCGCTCACCACCCACGACGGGATTCGCGCGGGTTCCCCGATCCGCCGACGCGGCGATGTCGAGGCCCACGCCGTCAGCGAGGTGGTCGACCTGGCCGCACTCGACATCGAAGTGGACATGGAGGCGCTGTGGGGCGCCGACGCGCGCGC